A genome region from Eriocheir sinensis breed Jianghai 21 unplaced genomic scaffold, ASM2467909v1 Scaffold1304, whole genome shotgun sequence includes the following:
- the LOC126989808 gene encoding N-acetylglucosamine-6-phosphate deacetylase-like isoform X1: MPSIAPSKIIQFKNCRLVRDGAIVRDDFWVRGGRILNPEPLFFEERVRADLTVDCHDALICPGFIDIQINGGFGYDFSSDVGKLEEAMAVVSKGLLSTGVTSFCPTLVTSPSAVYHEVLPKLKRTPGGKEGAGILGVHLEGPFISPEKKGAHPVQYIQKVEGVEKLHNTYGNLNNAALVTIAPELPGALEAIRHLASLGIKVSVGHSNGNLEDGEAAVNHGASFITHLFNAMLPFHHRDPGLVGLLTSQRINRPVHYGIIADGIHTHPAALRIAHRTHPKGLVLVSDAMAAMGLGDGNHLIGQMQVKVEGKRAQLVGTNTLAGSIATMDDCVRHFIKAAGRCCCSWVLCSSLRMHCFV; encoded by the exons ATGCCCTCCATCGCACCCTCCAAGATCATCCAGTTCAAGAATTGCCGGCTGGTACGAGACGGAGCCATTGTGAGAGATGACTTTTGGGTGCGAGGGGGCCGCATCCTCAACCCAGAGCCGCTGTTCTTTGAGGAGCGGGTGCGGGCTGACCTGACGGTGGACTGCCATGATGCGTTGATCTGCCCCGGCTTCATAGACATACAAATTAATG GAGGGTTTGGCTATGACTTCTCCTCTGATGTGGGGAAGCTGGAGGAGGCCATGGCTGTCGTGTCCAAGGGCTTACTGTCTACTGGGGTGACGTCCTTTTGCCCCACTCTCGTTACCTCTCCCAGCGCTGTGTATCATGAG GTGTTGCCCAAGCTCAAAAGAACACCTGGCGGGAAGGAAGGGGCCGGCATCTTAGGGGTTCACCTGGAGGGGCCCTTCATAAGCCCCGAGAAGAAAGGTGCCCACCCCGTGCAGTACATCCAGAAGGTGGAG GGAGTGGAGAAGCTGCACAATACGTATGGCAACCTGAACAATGCTGCTCTGGTAACTATTGCCCCTGAGCTGCCCGGGGCCTTGGAGGCTATTCGACACTTGGCCAGCCTGGGCATAAAGGTTTCTGTGG gACATTCTAATGGTAACCTTGAGGACGGTGAGGCAGCAGTCAACCACGGCGCCTCCTTCATCACCCACCTGTTCAATGCCATGCTGCCG TTCCACCACCGTGACCCTGGCTTGGTGGGGCTCCTGACCAGCCAGCGCATCAACCGGCCAGTTCACTACGGAATCATTGCAGACGGAATACACACCCACCCAGCGGCCCTCAGGATTGCCCACCGCACTCACCCTAAAG gtctGGTGTTGGTGAGTGATGCGATGGCCGCCATGGGCCTGGGCGACGGGAATCACCTGATAGGACAGATGCaggtgaaggtggaggggaagCGAGCCCAGCTGGTGGGCACCAACACCTTGGCCGGCTCCATCGCCACCATGGATGACTGTGTCCGCCACTTCATCAAGGCAGCCGGTAGGTGCTGCTGCTCTTGGGTACTTTGTTCTTCCTTGAGAATGCATTGTTTTGTttag
- the LOC126989808 gene encoding N-acetylglucosamine-6-phosphate deacetylase-like isoform X2 — MPSIAPSKIIQFKNCRLVRDGAIVRDDFWVRGGRILNPEPLFFEERVRADLTVDCHDALICPGFIDIQINGGFGYDFSSDVGKLEEAMAVVSKGLLSTGVTSFCPTLVTSPSAVYHEVLPKLKRTPGGKEGAGILGVHLEGPFISPEKKGAHPVQYIQKVEGVEKLHNTYGNLNNAALVTIAPELPGALEAIRHLASLGIKVSVGHSNGNLEDGEAAVNHGASFITHLFNAMLPFHHRDPGLVGLLTSQRINRPVHYGIIADGIHTHPAALRIAHRTHPKGLVLVSDAMAAMGLGDGNHLIGQMQVKVEGKRAQLVGTNTLAGSIATMDDCVRHFIKAAGRCCCSWGIRAASLHPAEVMGLSHLKGTLDYGSDADFLLVSDRGPLQVLNTFIAGECVYSAPEAPPLNYIQQKHHKGGAAL, encoded by the exons ATGCCCTCCATCGCACCCTCCAAGATCATCCAGTTCAAGAATTGCCGGCTGGTACGAGACGGAGCCATTGTGAGAGATGACTTTTGGGTGCGAGGGGGCCGCATCCTCAACCCAGAGCCGCTGTTCTTTGAGGAGCGGGTGCGGGCTGACCTGACGGTGGACTGCCATGATGCGTTGATCTGCCCCGGCTTCATAGACATACAAATTAATG GAGGGTTTGGCTATGACTTCTCCTCTGATGTGGGGAAGCTGGAGGAGGCCATGGCTGTCGTGTCCAAGGGCTTACTGTCTACTGGGGTGACGTCCTTTTGCCCCACTCTCGTTACCTCTCCCAGCGCTGTGTATCATGAG GTGTTGCCCAAGCTCAAAAGAACACCTGGCGGGAAGGAAGGGGCCGGCATCTTAGGGGTTCACCTGGAGGGGCCCTTCATAAGCCCCGAGAAGAAAGGTGCCCACCCCGTGCAGTACATCCAGAAGGTGGAG GGAGTGGAGAAGCTGCACAATACGTATGGCAACCTGAACAATGCTGCTCTGGTAACTATTGCCCCTGAGCTGCCCGGGGCCTTGGAGGCTATTCGACACTTGGCCAGCCTGGGCATAAAGGTTTCTGTGG gACATTCTAATGGTAACCTTGAGGACGGTGAGGCAGCAGTCAACCACGGCGCCTCCTTCATCACCCACCTGTTCAATGCCATGCTGCCG TTCCACCACCGTGACCCTGGCTTGGTGGGGCTCCTGACCAGCCAGCGCATCAACCGGCCAGTTCACTACGGAATCATTGCAGACGGAATACACACCCACCCAGCGGCCCTCAGGATTGCCCACCGCACTCACCCTAAAG gtctGGTGTTGGTGAGTGATGCGATGGCCGCCATGGGCCTGGGCGACGGGAATCACCTGATAGGACAGATGCaggtgaaggtggaggggaagCGAGCCCAGCTGGTGGGCACCAACACCTTGGCCGGCTCCATCGCCACCATGGATGACTGTGTCCGCCACTTCATCAAGGCAGCCGGTAGGTGCTGCTGCTCTTGG GGCATCAGGGCGGCCTCCCTCCACCCAGCGGAGGTGATGGGCCTCAGCCACCTCAAGGGCACGCTGGACTACGGCTCCGATGCAGACTTCCTCTTGGTGTCCGACAGGGGCCCGCTACAGGTGCTCAACACCTTCATCGCCGGGGAGTGTGTGTACAGCGCCCCCGAGGCACCGCCACTCAACTACATACAACAGAAGCACCACAAGGGAGGTGCAGCCTTGTAG